From the Paraburkholderia sp. PREW-6R genome, one window contains:
- a CDS encoding oxidative damage protection protein, whose translation MTRMVQCAKLGKEAEGLDFPPLPGELGKRIYESISKEAWQAWLKQQTMLINENRLNMADPRARQYLMKQTEKFFFGEGADTAQGYVPPSA comes from the coding sequence ATGACTCGTATGGTTCAATGCGCGAAGCTCGGCAAGGAAGCCGAAGGCCTCGATTTTCCGCCGCTGCCCGGCGAACTCGGCAAGCGGATCTACGAAAGCATTTCGAAGGAAGCCTGGCAGGCGTGGCTCAAGCAGCAGACCATGCTCATCAACGAAAACCGGCTGAACATGGCGGATCCGCGAGCCCGCCAGTATCTGATGAAGCAGACGGAAAAGTTTTTCTTCGGCGAAGGCGCCGATACCGCGCAAGGTTACGTGCCGCCCTCGGCCTGA
- the hrpA gene encoding ATP-dependent RNA helicase HrpA — MSNVPKSPAPANENPAPAVDQPGAGNARRRRARGANRDTPPAAREPRAPRERPMPRVVEPNPVPPITFPEALPVSARREEIARAIAGHQVVIVSGETGSGKTTQLPKICLELGRGLGAGGSGLIGHTQPRRIAASATGRRIAEELGTPFGEVVGYKVRFTDNLSPGASVKLMTDGILLAETQTDPLLKAYDTLIIDEAHERSLNIDFLLGYLKEILAKRPDLKLIVTSATIDADRFARHFGSDDKPAPVIEVSGRLYPVEVRYRPVAEDSPAVKAAEGTQAASSRNDRPKTQRETDRDLMEAIVDAVDELCREGPGDVLVFLPGEREIRDAAEALRKHHPPHTEILPLFARLSAAEQERVFRTSNARRIVLATNVAETSLTVPGIRYVVDTGLARVKRYSYRNKVEQLQLEAISQAAANQRAGRCGRVADGICIRLYEESDYQSRVRFTDPEILRSSLASVILRMKSLHLTAIETFPFIEPPPGRAIADGYQLLNELGAVDDDNQLTPLGRELARLPLDPRVGRMILAARDQQALKEVLIIASALSVQDPRDRPIEAQEQADQAHRRFADERSEFLQWLNIWNWFEEAIAHKKSNKQLHEECRKNFLSQLRLREWRDVHSQLLTVVREHGWRLNDAQATFEQIHLALLTGLLGNIGLKADDEPYYLGARGIKFYLWPGSALVKKAGKWVMAAELVETSRLYARCIARIEPEWIEKIGAHLLKKSLSEPHWEKRAAQVSAYERAVLYGLPIYNRRRVSFGKQDPARARELFIRGALVEGEFETKLAFFAHNRKLLADIEQLEHKSRRQDVLVDDELIYAYYDEALPKGIYTGASFERWYRDELKKSGQPEDKLRLLYLSRDDLMRHEAAGVTTDLFPKRMTMAGVEMTLTYHFEPGSPRDGVTLAVPLYALNQVDARRCEWLVPGMLKEKSQLLLKSLPQKLRRHCVPLPEYAAGFVDRHAGPRFGAGGLLESLIADVREQKQVALKQSDFKLETLPPHLFMNFKVVDEHGRQLAMGRNLSQLRAELGGQAQQHFQKIASSAAGAALADAGGGGIAPPAQARGAAGSPRDSAAAGKGVAAGGPQTAPPKGGHGTALYENLTTWNFGKLPELLEIRRGGQTLFGYPALVDRGTHCDVEVFDSPDEAARIHRAGLRRLFALQLKEPIKYLEKNLPGLREMAMQFMPRGTQEALRDQLIDTALDRACLQEPLPDDDASFHARRDEGRTRLTLLAQEIARLVGQILAEYAAVTKKLVQAKSFAAAYADMQGQLDALIGKRFVVDTPYQQLAHFPRYLKGIALRIDKLRADPARDARQFAEFQPLSQNYQRAVAQRGGVLDPRLSEFRWLLEELRISLFAQELRTPMPVSVKRLYKVWEAMQR; from the coding sequence ATGTCGAATGTACCCAAAAGTCCCGCTCCGGCGAACGAGAATCCGGCGCCCGCCGTCGATCAACCGGGCGCCGGCAACGCCCGACGCCGCCGTGCGCGCGGCGCAAACCGCGACACGCCGCCGGCCGCGCGTGAGCCGCGCGCTCCACGTGAACGGCCCATGCCGCGTGTGGTCGAGCCGAATCCGGTTCCGCCGATCACGTTTCCCGAAGCCCTACCGGTTTCCGCCCGTCGCGAAGAAATCGCGCGGGCGATTGCCGGCCATCAGGTGGTGATCGTCTCGGGCGAGACCGGCTCGGGCAAGACCACCCAGCTTCCGAAAATCTGCCTCGAACTCGGCCGTGGCCTCGGTGCGGGCGGTTCCGGTCTGATCGGTCACACGCAGCCGCGCCGGATTGCCGCGTCGGCGACGGGCCGTCGCATCGCGGAGGAACTCGGCACGCCGTTCGGCGAAGTGGTCGGCTACAAGGTGCGTTTCACCGACAACCTGTCGCCGGGTGCGTCCGTCAAATTGATGACGGACGGCATTCTGCTTGCCGAAACGCAAACCGATCCGCTGCTGAAGGCGTACGACACGCTGATCATCGACGAGGCGCACGAACGCAGCCTCAACATCGATTTTCTGCTCGGCTATCTGAAGGAAATTCTCGCGAAGCGTCCGGATCTGAAGCTGATCGTCACGTCGGCGACGATCGACGCAGACCGCTTTGCGCGCCACTTCGGCAGCGACGACAAGCCGGCGCCGGTGATCGAGGTGAGCGGCCGTCTGTACCCGGTCGAAGTGCGCTACCGGCCGGTCGCGGAAGACAGCCCCGCGGTGAAAGCGGCGGAAGGCACCCAGGCTGCGTCGTCTCGCAACGACAGGCCGAAGACCCAGCGCGAGACCGACCGCGATCTGATGGAAGCCATCGTCGACGCGGTCGACGAACTCTGCCGCGAAGGCCCCGGCGACGTGCTCGTGTTTCTGCCCGGCGAGCGCGAAATTCGCGACGCTGCCGAGGCGCTGCGCAAACACCATCCGCCGCATACGGAAATCCTGCCGCTCTTCGCGCGTCTTTCGGCGGCCGAGCAGGAGCGCGTGTTCCGCACGTCGAACGCGCGGCGCATCGTGCTCGCGACCAACGTGGCCGAAACGTCGCTGACGGTGCCGGGCATCCGCTATGTGGTGGACACGGGCCTCGCGCGCGTGAAGCGCTACTCGTACCGCAACAAGGTCGAGCAGTTGCAGCTGGAAGCGATTTCGCAGGCTGCCGCGAACCAGCGGGCAGGGCGCTGCGGCCGCGTCGCGGACGGCATCTGCATCCGCCTTTACGAAGAAAGCGATTACCAGAGCCGCGTGCGATTCACCGATCCGGAGATTTTGCGTTCGTCGCTCGCCTCGGTGATTCTGCGCATGAAGTCGCTGCATCTGACGGCGATCGAAACGTTTCCGTTCATCGAGCCGCCGCCCGGCCGCGCCATTGCCGACGGCTATCAATTGCTGAACGAACTGGGCGCCGTCGACGATGACAACCAGCTCACGCCGCTTGGCCGCGAACTCGCGCGTCTGCCGCTCGATCCGCGCGTCGGCCGCATGATTCTGGCCGCGCGCGACCAGCAGGCGTTAAAGGAAGTGCTGATCATCGCGAGCGCGCTGTCGGTGCAGGACCCGCGCGACCGGCCGATCGAAGCGCAGGAACAGGCGGACCAGGCGCATCGTCGCTTTGCCGACGAGCGCTCCGAATTCCTGCAGTGGCTGAACATCTGGAACTGGTTCGAAGAGGCGATCGCGCACAAGAAGTCGAACAAGCAGTTGCACGAGGAATGCCGCAAGAATTTTCTGTCGCAATTGCGGCTGCGCGAATGGCGAGACGTGCATTCGCAACTGCTGACCGTGGTGCGCGAGCACGGCTGGCGTCTGAACGACGCGCAAGCGACTTTCGAACAGATCCATCTCGCGCTGCTCACGGGCCTGCTCGGCAACATCGGTCTGAAAGCCGACGACGAGCCGTACTACCTCGGCGCGCGCGGCATCAAGTTCTATTTGTGGCCGGGCTCGGCGCTCGTCAAGAAAGCGGGAAAGTGGGTGATGGCCGCCGAACTGGTCGAGACGAGCCGCCTGTACGCGCGCTGCATTGCCAGGATCGAGCCAGAGTGGATTGAGAAAATCGGTGCGCACCTGCTGAAAAAATCGCTTTCGGAGCCGCATTGGGAAAAACGCGCCGCGCAGGTGTCCGCTTACGAGCGCGCGGTGCTGTACGGTCTGCCGATCTACAACCGGCGGCGCGTGAGTTTCGGCAAACAGGATCCGGCGCGGGCGCGCGAGCTCTTCATTCGCGGCGCGCTGGTGGAGGGCGAGTTCGAGACGAAGCTCGCTTTCTTCGCGCACAATCGCAAGCTGCTTGCCGATATCGAGCAACTCGAACACAAGTCCCGCCGTCAGGACGTGCTGGTCGACGACGAGCTGATCTATGCGTACTACGACGAGGCGTTGCCGAAAGGCATTTATACCGGCGCGTCGTTCGAGCGGTGGTATCGCGACGAACTGAAGAAGAGCGGCCAGCCGGAAGACAAGCTGCGCCTGCTGTACCTGTCACGCGACGATCTGATGCGGCACGAAGCCGCCGGTGTAACAACCGACCTGTTCCCGAAACGGATGACGATGGCGGGCGTCGAGATGACGCTCACGTACCACTTCGAGCCGGGCTCGCCGCGCGACGGCGTGACGCTCGCCGTGCCGCTCTACGCGTTGAACCAGGTCGACGCGCGGCGTTGCGAATGGCTCGTGCCCGGCATGCTGAAAGAGAAATCGCAACTGTTGCTCAAGTCCTTGCCGCAGAAGTTGCGGCGGCATTGCGTGCCGCTGCCCGAGTATGCGGCGGGTTTCGTCGACCGGCATGCCGGGCCGCGCTTCGGTGCGGGTGGTTTGCTCGAGTCGTTGATCGCCGATGTGCGCGAGCAGAAGCAGGTTGCATTGAAGCAGTCGGACTTCAAGCTCGAAACGCTGCCGCCGCATCTGTTCATGAACTTCAAGGTCGTCGACGAGCACGGGCGACAGCTCGCGATGGGGCGCAATCTGTCGCAACTGCGCGCCGAACTCGGCGGGCAGGCGCAGCAGCATTTCCAGAAGATCGCGTCGAGCGCGGCAGGCGCGGCATTGGCCGACGCAGGCGGCGGTGGAATCGCGCCGCCTGCGCAGGCGCGAGGCGCGGCGGGCAGCCCGCGTGATTCGGCGGCAGCCGGCAAGGGCGTGGCGGCGGGTGGTCCGCAGACCGCGCCGCCGAAGGGTGGGCATGGCACCGCGCTGTACGAAAACCTTACCACCTGGAATTTCGGCAAGCTTCCCGAGTTGCTTGAAATCCGCCGCGGCGGCCAGACGCTGTTCGGCTATCCCGCGCTGGTCGACCGCGGCACGCATTGCGACGTCGAGGTGTTCGATTCGCCCGACGAAGCCGCGCGCATTCACCGCGCCGGATTGCGCCGGCTTTTCGCGCTGCAACTGAAAGAACCGATCAAATATCTCGAAAAGAACCTGCCGGGTTTGCGCGAAATGGCAATGCAGTTCATGCCGCGCGGCACCCAGGAAGCGTTGCGTGACCAACTGATCGACACTGCGCTCGATCGAGCCTGTCTGCAGGAACCGTTGCCCGACGATGACGCCAGTTTTCACGCGCGCCGCGACGAGGGGCGCACCCGGCTGACGTTGCTGGCGCAGGAGATTGCGCGCCTGGTGGGTCAGATTCTCGCGGAGTACGCGGCCGTCACGAAAAAACTCGTGCAGGCGAAGTCGTTCGCCGCTGCGTATGCCGACATGCAGGGCCAGCTCGATGCGCTGATCGGCAAGCGCTTTGTCGTGGATACACCGTATCAGCAACTCGCGCATTTTCCGCGCTACCTGAAGGGCATTGCGCTGCGCATCGACAAACTGAGGGCAGACCCCGCACGCGACGCCCGACAGTTCGCCGAGTTCCAGCCGCTGTCGCAAAACTATCAGCGCGCGGTTGCGCAGCGAGGCGGCGTGCTGGACCCGCGTCTCTCGGAGTTTCGCTGGCTGCTGGAAGAACTGCGGATTTCGTTGTTCGCGCAGGAGTTGCGCACGCCGATGCCGGTGTCAGTGAAGCGCCTGTATAAGGTTTGGGAGGCGATGCAGCGGTAG
- the argA gene encoding amino-acid N-acetyltransferase — translation MNSQTDLVPAPASVPAPAAAPEDLAQHAQFVDWMRSVAPYIHAFRNKTFVVGFGGEVVHQGLLNALVSDIALLQAMGIQIVLVHGSRPQVEEQMSLHGVESEFSHGMRITDARALESAKEAAGEVRLDIEAAISQGLPNTPMAHAHISVVSGNFVTARPVGILDGVDFQHTGVVRKIDADSIRHSLASRKLVLLSPLGFSPTGEAFNLAMEDVASAAAIALRADKIVFLTETPGLMEATEEGPELVRELSLDDAYKLHESGEVTGDAGFYLKHSIRACRGGVARAHIIPYALDGSLLLELFLHDGVGTMISYENLESLREATPDDVGGILALIEPLESDGTLVRRGRHQIERDIDHFSVIEHDGVLFGCAALYPYTQERIGEMACLTVAPEAQGTGDGERLLKRIEQRARARGLTRIFVLTTRTEHWFLKRGFVKVTVDDLPEDRRRLYNWQRKSLVLMKQL, via the coding sequence ATGAATTCCCAAACCGACCTCGTCCCCGCGCCCGCGAGCGTTCCGGCCCCTGCCGCAGCACCGGAAGATCTCGCCCAGCATGCGCAATTCGTCGACTGGATGCGCTCAGTCGCCCCCTATATCCATGCATTCCGCAACAAGACCTTCGTCGTCGGTTTTGGTGGCGAGGTGGTGCATCAGGGGCTGCTGAATGCACTCGTCTCCGACATCGCGCTGTTGCAGGCCATGGGCATCCAGATCGTGCTGGTGCATGGCTCGCGTCCGCAGGTCGAAGAGCAGATGAGTCTGCACGGTGTCGAGTCCGAGTTTTCGCACGGCATGCGCATTACCGACGCGCGTGCGCTCGAGTCCGCGAAAGAAGCCGCCGGCGAAGTGCGTCTGGATATCGAGGCCGCAATTAGCCAGGGCCTGCCGAACACACCCATGGCACACGCGCACATCAGCGTGGTGTCGGGCAACTTCGTCACTGCGCGGCCGGTCGGCATTCTGGACGGCGTCGACTTCCAGCATACCGGCGTGGTGCGCAAGATCGACGCGGATTCGATCCGCCATTCGCTTGCGAGCCGCAAGCTGGTGCTGCTGTCACCGCTTGGCTTCTCGCCGACCGGTGAAGCATTCAATCTGGCCATGGAAGACGTGGCGTCGGCCGCCGCGATCGCATTGCGCGCCGACAAGATCGTGTTCCTGACCGAAACGCCGGGCCTGATGGAAGCCACTGAAGAAGGTCCCGAGCTGGTCCGCGAACTGTCGCTCGACGACGCGTACAAGTTGCACGAAAGCGGCGAAGTCACCGGCGACGCTGGTTTCTATCTCAAGCATTCAATCCGCGCGTGCCGCGGCGGCGTGGCGCGGGCGCACATCATCCCTTACGCGCTCGACGGCAGCTTGCTGCTCGAACTGTTTCTGCACGATGGCGTGGGCACCATGATCTCGTACGAGAACCTGGAAAGCCTGCGCGAAGCCACGCCGGACGATGTCGGCGGCATTCTCGCGCTGATCGAGCCGCTCGAATCGGATGGCACGCTGGTGCGGCGCGGCCGGCATCAGATCGAGCGCGACATCGACCATTTCTCGGTAATCGAGCACGATGGCGTGCTGTTTGGCTGCGCGGCGCTCTACCCGTACACGCAGGAGCGCATCGGCGAGATGGCGTGCCTGACGGTCGCACCCGAGGCGCAGGGCACCGGCGACGGCGAGCGCCTGCTCAAACGCATCGAGCAGCGCGCCCGCGCGCGCGGCCTGACACGCATTTTCGTCCTCACCACGCGCACCGAGCACTGGTTCCTCAAGCGAGGCTTCGTCAAGGTGACGGTCGACGACCTGCCGGAAGACCGTCGCCGGCTCTACAACTGGCAGCGCAAGTCGCTCGTGCTGATGAAACAGCTCTGA